Proteins co-encoded in one Apteryx mantelli isolate bAptMan1 chromosome 4, bAptMan1.hap1, whole genome shotgun sequence genomic window:
- the LOC136991891 gene encoding olfactory receptor 4S2-like codes for MQNVSSVKEFILLGLSKNQGVQKICFVVFLFFYIVTVAGNLLIVVTVISSQRLNSPMYFFLCHLSIADLCFSSATVPRMIADFLVEKKTISFGGCMAQLFGLHFFACAEVFILTVMAYDRYFAICRPLHYTTLMTRRVCGWMVMGSWVGGLVHSLVQTLVTVSLPFCGPKKIDHYFCDVHPLLQLACTDTYVVGVIVVANSGMISLVSFFILVTSYIVILFSLKRRTSEARYKALSTCGSHITVVILFFGPCTFTYIRPSSNLSEDKRVAVFYNVITPMLNPLIYTLRNEEVKSAMRKLWNR; via the coding sequence ATgcagaatgtaagcagtgtgaaggaattcattcttctgggcctttcaaagaaccaaggggtgcagaaaatatgttttgtggtgtttttgttcttctatattgttactgtggcaggaaatctgctcatcgttgtcactgtaattagcagtcagcgtctgaactcccccatgtatttctttctctgccacctgtccattgcagatctttgcttctcttctgccacagttcccagaatgattgctgacttccttgttgagaagaaaaccatttcctttgggggctgcatggcacagctatttgggttacatttctttgcctgcgctgaggtcttcatcctcacagtgatggcctatgatcgctactttgccatatgcagacccctgcactacaccaccctcatgaccaggcgtgtgtgtggctggatggtgatgggttcatgggtggggggccttgtgcactccctggtgcagaccctcgtaaccgttagcctccctttttgtggccccaaaaaaattgaccactacttctgtgatgtccatcccctactacaactggcctgtaccgacacctatgttgtgggcgtcattgtcgttgccaatagtggaatgatttctttggtctctttcttcatcctggtcacgtcctacattgtcattttgttttccttgaaaaggcgaacatccgaagcgcggtacaaagccctctccacctgtgggtcccacattactgtggtgattctcttctttgggccatgcacattcacctacatacgcccatccagcaatctctcggaggacaagcgcgtagctgtgttttacaatgtcatcacgcccatgctgaacccactcatctacacgctgagaaatgaggaggtaaaaagtgccatgagaaaactgtggaatagg